The region aattaacaaaatttataaaacctttttttattgttGAGACTACTCATGCCATAACTGACCATAGCAATCAtgtcatttataaatcattttctttagatttttgcAGCTTCACCCTTGATCCCAACACAGCGGGTGAACACCTCATCCTCTCTGAGAACAACAGACAGATGACTTACCCTGAGCATCGTGGGAGATATAAGTTCCCCTGTAAGGTGTTTTGTAAGGAGAGTGTGtttggacgctgttactgggaggtgGAGTGGAGCGGGAGATGTGTGCACATATCAGTCTCATATaaagaaaagagagacagaggaaagGGATCAGTCGGTATGTTTGGAAACAACAACACATCTTGGAGTCTACAATGTTTTCCCAAGCCTGTTTTCTGGCATAAGAGCATAAAAACTGAGATCTCAAGCCCTCTGTCCTCTAGGGTGGGTGTGTATGTAGATCACAAAGCAGGAACTCTGTCTTTCTACAGTGTCTCTGATACAGTGACCCTTCTGCACCgtgtccagaccacattcactcagccccTTTATCCTG is a window of Carassius auratus strain Wakin chromosome 45, ASM336829v1, whole genome shotgun sequence DNA encoding:
- the LOC113062699 gene encoding tripartite motif-containing protein 16-like protein, with translation MAITTHAITDHSNHVIYKSFSLDFCSFTLDPNTAGEHLILSENNRQMTYPEHRGRYKFPCKVFCKESVFGRCYWEVEWSGRCVHISVSYKEKRDRGKGSVGMFGNNNTSWSLQCFPKPVFWHKSIKTEISSPLSSRVGVYVDHKAGTLSFYSVSDTVTLLHRVQTTFTQPLYPGFWFSASGFGDLLNLDTKVFSSVKLCDP